The Panicum virgatum strain AP13 chromosome 5K, P.virgatum_v5, whole genome shotgun sequence genome has a window encoding:
- the LOC120708780 gene encoding dof zinc finger protein DOF3.4-like, whose protein sequence is MLSSHHEAMLPYAPRPPSLLVDRRYKQGGEATPNCPRCDSPNTKFCYYNNYSLSQPRYFCKGCRRYWTKGGSLRNVPVGGGCRKNRRGKSSVRSAAESMASGRDAAFGHRFPGPVRPDLVLEGMVGNPANHGQGIPDVPAAADGSTIDLAMLYAKFLNNPAAEAGLGAVTPESGGQSDEAFDAFSASSDLSPGGVLAPAQQFDPCHDGFGEWSGPVSSTDPTSTASTTTTTTMLCSDVSVQAALGELNFTMDQSCFDSLGLPTDVGNLSSWYSIVPSLSTLEDTKYDSLDSFPDDALSLHESMVIGSDVHDYWSVDCQGLEALYMP, encoded by the coding sequence ATGTTGTCTTCGCACCACGAGGCCATGCTGCCGtacgcgccgcggccgccgtcgctgctTGTGGACCGGCGCTACAAGCagggcggcgaggcgacgcccAACTGCCCGCGCTGCGACTCGCCCAACACCAAGTTCTGCTACTACAACAACTACAGCCTCAGCCAGCCGCGCTACTTCTGCAAGGGCTGCCGACGGTACTGGACCAAGGGAGGCTCCCTCCGGAACGtgcccgtcggcggcggctgccggaaGAACCGCCGGGGCAAGTCGTCCGTGCGGTCGGCGGCCGAGTCCATGGCGAGCGGCCGCGACGCGGCGTTCGGGCACCGGTTCCCTGGCCCCGTCCGGCCCGACCTGGTCCTGGAAGGCATGGTGGGCAATCCGGCGAACCACGGCCAGGGGATCCCCGACGTGCCCGCCGCGGCCGATGGCTCCACCATTGACCTCGCAATGCTGTACGCCAAGTTTCTCAACAACCCGGCGGCCGAGGCAGGCCTCGGTGCTGTCACGCCGGAGTCGGGAGGGCAGTCCGACGAGGCATTCGACGCGTTCAGCGCGTCCAGCGACCTGAGCCCTGGCGGCGTTCTGGCGCCGGCGCAGCAGTTCGATCCATGCCACGACGGGTTCGGTGAGTGGTCCGGGCCAGTGAGCAGCACTGACCCCACGAGTACGGCTAGTACTACCACCACAACAACCATGCTGTGCAGTGACGTGAGCGTGCAGGCTGCGCTCGGCGAGCTCAATTTCACCATGGATCAGAGCTGCTTCGACTCGCTAGGGTTGCCCACGGACGTCGGCAACCTCTCGTCGTGGTATTCGATCGTGCCCAGCTTGTCGACGTTGGAGGACACCAAGTACGACTCGTTGGATTCGTTCCCCGACGACGCCCTGAGCCTCCATGAGAGCATGGTTATCGGGTCTGATGTTCATGATTATTGGAGCGTGGATTGCCAAGGATTGGAGGCTCTCTACATGCCGTAA